Proteins encoded together in one Deinococcus hopiensis KR-140 window:
- the fmt gene encoding methionyl-tRNA formyltransferase, with translation MSAPRIAFFGSPTFALPVLEAIRERFEVVLVVAQPDKPVGRGLKLTPPPVAARAAELGLPLAQPKKLRGNGTFEAQLRDSGADVAVTCAYGKILPAPLLALPRFGFLNTHTSLLPAYRGAAPIQWALIRGESVTGTTIMQTDEGMDTGPILLQEELPIAPEWTSIELADALSTQAARLIVEALSRLPDLIPTPQDEAKATHAPMLVKEDGFVRWGEDAGAVVNRFQGVAAWPQTTAFLNGARLKLGGLGIAEGQGQPGEVLGVDSEGLRVACGRGAVRLETVQPEARRAQSAALWAQSAGVSAGTRFDLWEPPSS, from the coding sequence TTGAGCGCTCCCCGCATCGCGTTTTTCGGCTCGCCCACTTTTGCCCTGCCCGTGCTGGAGGCCATCCGGGAGCGCTTTGAAGTGGTGCTCGTCGTCGCGCAGCCCGACAAGCCCGTGGGCCGGGGCCTCAAGCTCACGCCACCGCCCGTTGCTGCCCGCGCCGCCGAACTGGGTTTGCCGCTCGCCCAACCGAAAAAGCTGCGGGGAAACGGGACGTTCGAGGCGCAGCTGCGTGACAGCGGAGCGGACGTGGCCGTTACCTGCGCCTACGGCAAAATCTTGCCCGCGCCGCTGCTCGCCCTACCCCGCTTCGGCTTCCTGAATACACACACCAGCCTGCTGCCCGCGTACCGCGGAGCCGCACCGATCCAGTGGGCCCTCATTCGCGGCGAATCCGTGACGGGCACGACCATCATGCAGACCGACGAAGGCATGGACACGGGGCCAATTCTGCTTCAGGAGGAACTGCCCATTGCCCCGGAATGGACCAGCATAGAACTCGCCGACGCCCTGAGCACCCAGGCTGCCCGGCTGATTGTGGAGGCCCTCTCGCGCCTGCCGGACCTAATCCCCACGCCGCAGGACGAGGCAAAAGCCACCCACGCGCCCATGCTCGTCAAGGAGGACGGCTTTGTGCGCTGGGGGGAGGACGCAGGGGCAGTGGTCAACCGTTTCCAGGGCGTGGCGGCCTGGCCCCAGACCACGGCCTTCCTCAACGGTGCGCGCCTGAAGCTCGGCGGCCTGGGTATAGCGGAGGGCCAGGGTCAACCCGGCGAGGTGCTGGGTGTGGACAGCGAGGGGCTGAGGGTGGCGTGCGGGCGGGGAGCTGTGCGCTTGGAGACCGTGCAACCGGAGGCGCGGAGGGCCCAGTCCGCCGCACTTTGGGCGCAGAGTGCGGGCGTCTCGGCGGGTACGCGCTTTGATCTCTGGGAACCACCCTCGTCCTGA
- the def gene encoding peptide deformylase, translating to MAEAPRVYPIRLYGDPVLRRKARAVQATETLAVPGFDPQPLREVANTMLETMFEARGVGLAAPQVGLPVRMFVAVEYEDDEEENEGGEKPLRSRVLRSFAMLNPTLTVIDKKKDRTYQEGCLSIPGIYEEGVPRSRAVQVRYMDLDGQERTLEADDYLARVFQHEVDHLDGVFFLDRLPAEVTDDYRKELAGMQRKAKQYLNDLTQAEKRRRERQG from the coding sequence CGCCGCAAGGCGCGGGCGGTGCAAGCCACCGAAACCCTGGCCGTGCCCGGCTTTGATCCACAGCCGCTGCGCGAGGTGGCGAACACCATGCTCGAAACCATGTTCGAGGCGCGCGGTGTTGGCCTGGCCGCGCCGCAGGTGGGCCTACCGGTCCGCATGTTCGTGGCCGTGGAATACGAGGACGACGAGGAGGAGAACGAGGGCGGTGAGAAGCCGCTGCGCTCGCGCGTGCTGCGTAGTTTCGCGATGCTCAACCCTACTCTCACCGTGATCGACAAGAAAAAAGACCGCACCTATCAGGAAGGCTGCCTCAGCATCCCCGGCATCTACGAGGAGGGCGTGCCCCGGTCCCGCGCGGTGCAGGTCCGCTACATGGATCTCGACGGCCAGGAGCGTACCCTGGAAGCCGACGACTACCTCGCCCGCGTCTTTCAACACGAGGTGGACCACCTCGACGGCGTGTTCTTCCTGGACCGCTTGCCCGCTGAGGTCACCGACGACTACCGCAAGGAGCTGGCGGGCATGCAGCGCAAGGCCAAGCAGTACCTGAATGACCTCACGCAGGCAGAGAAGCGGCGGCGGGAGCGTCAGGGTTGA